In Arthrobacter sp. QXT-31, one genomic interval encodes:
- a CDS encoding dihydrofolate reductase family protein: MTKTTSGNSADLMVDLIISLDGYASAEGWPGWWGLEGPEYLAWLEQEGEKGYTFLLGANTYRLMSSMSGEAAAGDSGFSKDEGAALTGLDAVPKVVFSSTLQAPLTWPNSELVTGDAVEAVREMKRTGTRPLSTLGSLSLCRSLLTAGLVDRFRLVVFPVITGRTGRERIYDGYPDVSLDMVDSRTFDGRLQLLEYIPTVLNGPPGAGPG, translated from the coding sequence ATGACCAAAACAACTTCCGGGAATTCAGCTGACCTGATGGTGGACCTCATCATCTCCCTGGACGGGTATGCCTCGGCGGAAGGGTGGCCCGGCTGGTGGGGCCTGGAAGGGCCCGAATACCTGGCCTGGCTCGAACAGGAAGGGGAGAAGGGCTACACGTTCCTTCTCGGGGCGAACACCTACCGGCTGATGTCCAGCATGTCAGGGGAAGCCGCGGCCGGGGACTCGGGGTTCTCCAAGGATGAGGGAGCCGCCCTGACCGGACTCGACGCCGTGCCGAAGGTGGTCTTCTCGTCCACCCTGCAGGCACCCCTCACCTGGCCGAACTCGGAACTGGTCACCGGGGACGCCGTCGAAGCCGTGAGGGAGATGAAGCGGACCGGTACCCGGCCCTTGAGCACCCTGGGCAGCCTCAGCCTTTGCCGGTCACTGCTGACCGCCGGCCTCGTGGACCGGTTCCGGCTGGTCGTCTTCCCGGTGATCACCGGCCGCACGGGCCGGGAACGGATCTATGACGGCTATCCCGACGTCTCTCTCGACATGGTGGACAGCCGGACCTTCGATGGCCGGCTCCAGCTGCTCGAGTACATCCCCACCGTGCTCAACGGCCCGCCGGGCGCAGGTCCCGGCTAA
- a CDS encoding aspartate aminotransferase family protein: protein MNPDDLVFHPWTVQGPRDVPTLIGGSGSHVVDVDGRRYLDFSSQLVFTNLGHQHPRIVAAIKEQADRLCTLAPGHASDVRGEAARLIVEVAPEHLGHVLFTTGGTEAIEHAVRMARLYTGRHKVLAAYRSYHGSTTTSIHLTGDPRRWASDTGTAGAVHFFGPFLYRSAFGSATPEEESERALAHLEQVILLEGPSTIAGLVLESVVGSSGVIVPPPGYLRGVRELCSRHGIVYIADEVMVGFCRTGAWFGVDHDGVSPDLMAFAKGVNSGYVPLGGVLISDPIYEMFTKRPYPAGLTYSGHPLACAAAVGAINAMHEEGTAAAAARLGTDVLEPGLRKLAGKHESVGDVRGIGGLWCLELVRNRLTKEPLVPAGAKGADNAPVAAVARACLDRGLLPLVQGNRVNVAPPLNVTDPDAAAGLAILDEALSVADTYLS from the coding sequence ATGAATCCCGACGATCTGGTCTTCCACCCCTGGACCGTGCAGGGGCCGCGCGATGTGCCGACGTTGATCGGCGGCTCAGGGAGCCACGTCGTCGACGTCGACGGGCGGCGCTACCTGGACTTCAGCTCGCAGCTGGTGTTCACCAACCTCGGCCACCAGCATCCGCGTATTGTCGCTGCGATCAAGGAGCAGGCTGACCGCCTGTGCACACTCGCACCCGGCCATGCGTCCGATGTGCGGGGCGAAGCAGCCCGCCTGATTGTGGAGGTCGCGCCGGAGCACCTCGGGCACGTGCTGTTCACCACCGGCGGGACCGAGGCCATCGAGCATGCGGTGCGGATGGCACGTCTGTATACGGGACGGCACAAGGTGCTCGCCGCCTACCGCTCCTATCACGGATCAACGACCACCTCGATCCACCTGACGGGCGATCCCCGCCGCTGGGCCTCGGACACGGGAACGGCAGGCGCCGTCCATTTCTTTGGTCCATTCCTGTACCGCTCTGCCTTCGGCTCTGCAACCCCCGAGGAAGAGTCCGAGCGGGCGCTGGCCCATCTCGAGCAGGTGATCCTCCTGGAGGGCCCGTCGACGATCGCCGGCCTGGTCCTGGAATCCGTCGTCGGGAGTTCGGGGGTCATCGTGCCGCCACCCGGCTACCTGCGCGGAGTCCGCGAGTTGTGCAGCCGCCACGGCATCGTCTACATCGCCGATGAGGTGATGGTCGGCTTCTGCCGCACGGGTGCCTGGTTCGGCGTGGACCACGATGGTGTGTCACCCGACCTGATGGCTTTCGCCAAAGGCGTTAACTCCGGGTACGTTCCGCTCGGCGGCGTGCTGATCAGCGACCCCATTTACGAAATGTTCACCAAACGCCCCTATCCGGCGGGCCTGACCTACAGCGGCCACCCTCTCGCCTGCGCAGCAGCCGTTGGCGCCATCAATGCAATGCACGAGGAAGGCACCGCGGCGGCTGCTGCCCGCCTCGGCACCGATGTCCTTGAGCCAGGACTCAGGAAGCTTGCCGGAAAGCACGAGTCCGTCGGGGATGTGCGGGGCATCGGCGGCCTCTGGTGCCTGGAACTGGTCCGCAACCGGCTGACGAAGGAGCCGCTGGTGCCCGCCGGGGCCAAGGGCGCCGATAACGCGCCGGTGGCCGCAGTCGCCAGGGCGTGCCTGGACAGGGGGCTATTGCCGCTGGTCCAGGGCAACCGCGTCAATGTCGCTCCGCCCCTCAACGTGACTGACCCAGATGCGGCAGCGGGGCTGGCAATCCTGGACGAGGCATTGTCCGTGGCCGACACATACCTGAGCTGA
- the bioB gene encoding biotin synthase BioB, with the protein MTIQANAGETTSHATIPGTFPILETARQQVLEEGIGLTQSQLEEVLRLPDEALPAALQLAHEVRLRHCGEDVEVEGIISIKTGGCPEDCHFCSQSGLFDSPVRGVWLDIPELVKAAKETAATGATEFCIVAAVRGPDIKLMNQIKFAIDRINEEVEINIACSLGMLTQRQVDQLAEWGVHRYNHNLETARSYFPEVVTTHTYEERLDTCNMVKAAGMELCCGALIGMGESLEQRAELAAQLAALEPHEVPLNFLNPRPGTPLENQGIMDGKDALRAIAAFRLAMPRTVLRYAGGRELTLGDLGTRDGLLGGINAVIVGNYLTTLGRPATADLNLLVELNMPIKELQKTL; encoded by the coding sequence ATGACGATTCAGGCAAACGCGGGCGAGACCACAAGCCACGCGACCATCCCGGGCACCTTCCCCATCCTGGAAACCGCCCGGCAGCAGGTCCTCGAGGAGGGCATCGGGCTCACCCAATCACAGCTCGAGGAGGTGCTGCGCCTTCCGGATGAGGCCCTTCCCGCGGCCCTGCAACTGGCCCACGAGGTACGGCTCAGGCACTGCGGGGAGGACGTCGAGGTGGAGGGCATCATCTCCATCAAGACCGGCGGCTGCCCGGAGGACTGCCACTTCTGCAGCCAGTCCGGACTGTTCGACTCCCCCGTCCGTGGCGTCTGGCTGGACATCCCCGAACTGGTCAAGGCCGCGAAGGAAACCGCCGCCACCGGCGCCACCGAGTTCTGCATCGTCGCCGCCGTCCGCGGCCCCGACATCAAGCTCATGAACCAGATCAAGTTCGCGATCGACCGCATCAACGAAGAGGTCGAGATCAACATTGCCTGCTCGCTGGGGATGCTGACCCAGCGCCAGGTGGACCAGCTGGCCGAATGGGGCGTGCACCGCTACAACCACAACCTGGAGACGGCCCGCAGCTACTTCCCGGAAGTCGTCACGACCCACACCTATGAAGAGCGGCTGGACACCTGCAACATGGTCAAGGCAGCCGGCATGGAACTGTGCTGCGGCGCGCTGATCGGCATGGGCGAAAGCCTTGAACAGCGCGCCGAACTCGCCGCCCAGCTCGCAGCCCTGGAACCGCACGAGGTTCCGCTGAACTTCCTCAACCCCCGGCCCGGCACGCCGCTGGAAAACCAGGGCATCATGGACGGCAAGGATGCCCTGCGCGCCATCGCCGCGTTCCGCTTGGCCATGCCCCGCACCGTCCTGCGCTACGCCGGCGGCCGCGAACTCACCCTCGGCGACCTCGGCACGCGCGACGGCCTCCTCGGCGGCATCAATGCCGTGATCGTCGGCAACTACCTCACCACGTTGGGGCGCCCGGCGACAGCCGACCTGAACCTGCTGGTCGAGCTGAACATGCCCATCAAGGAACTCCAGAAGACGCTGTGA
- a CDS encoding 8-amino-7-oxononanoate synthase — MTQWLERQAAVRERRGQVRRPLARAAHEQFIDLASNDYLGLATDPRVAGAAAEAASQWGAGATSSRLVAGTTQLHLDLEQELAALAGMETALVFSSGYLANIGVITALGGPGTLIVADEHCHASMIDGFRLSRSRTESFTHNSVEEAGRLLAGRSEPRALIAVESVYSVLGDEAPLAGLLALAGQHDAMLLIDEAHSLGVTGSGVFQGRGSVAGTALAGHPNVIVTATLSKALGSQGGAVLGTPLLREHLLNRARSFIFDTGLAPAAGAAALAAVRIIRDEPWRAGSVRGNAAALAAGLAPALARLGATPDRTAGAVQSLPMPSAEAALAAAESARRQGVRVGCFRPPSVPDGIPRLRLTARATLTSEEIEDSCAVLRGILEELP; from the coding sequence ATGACCCAGTGGCTTGAGCGCCAGGCCGCCGTCAGGGAACGCCGCGGCCAGGTCCGCCGCCCGCTCGCGCGCGCCGCGCATGAACAGTTCATCGACCTGGCCAGCAATGACTATCTGGGCCTTGCAACGGACCCGCGGGTTGCCGGGGCAGCGGCTGAGGCGGCTTCACAGTGGGGCGCGGGGGCCACCTCCTCGCGCCTGGTCGCCGGAACCACGCAGCTGCACCTGGACCTCGAGCAGGAGCTGGCCGCGCTGGCGGGGATGGAGACGGCGCTGGTCTTCTCCTCCGGCTATCTGGCCAACATCGGTGTGATCACGGCACTGGGCGGCCCCGGGACCCTGATCGTGGCGGACGAACACTGCCACGCCTCGATGATCGACGGCTTCCGGCTCAGCCGGTCCCGCACCGAATCGTTCACCCACAACAGCGTCGAGGAAGCCGGCCGCCTGCTCGCCGGCCGTAGCGAACCGCGGGCGCTGATCGCCGTCGAATCCGTCTACAGCGTCCTCGGCGACGAGGCACCCCTCGCCGGCCTGCTCGCCCTGGCCGGGCAGCATGACGCCATGCTCCTCATCGACGAGGCCCACAGCCTCGGCGTCACCGGCAGCGGAGTCTTCCAGGGCCGGGGCTCGGTGGCCGGAACCGCCCTTGCCGGGCATCCGAATGTGATCGTGACCGCCACGCTGTCCAAGGCGCTCGGCAGCCAGGGCGGTGCCGTCCTGGGGACACCGTTGCTGCGCGAGCACCTCCTCAACAGGGCCCGCAGTTTCATCTTCGACACAGGCCTGGCACCGGCCGCCGGCGCGGCAGCCCTCGCGGCGGTGCGGATCATCAGGGATGAACCGTGGCGGGCGGGCTCCGTCCGGGGCAACGCGGCTGCGCTGGCCGCCGGGCTTGCCCCCGCCCTTGCGAGGCTCGGCGCCACCCCTGACCGGACCGCCGGCGCCGTGCAGTCGCTCCCCATGCCCTCCGCGGAAGCTGCCCTGGCCGCCGCCGAGTCCGCACGCAGGCAGGGCGTCCGGGTGGGCTGCTTCCGGCCGCCGTCGGTTCCGGACGGGATCCCGCGGCTGCGGCTCACCGCCCGTGCCACCCTCACGTCCGAAGAAATCGAAGACAGCTGCGCAGTGCTGCGCGGCATCCTGGAGGAACTTCCATGA
- a CDS encoding cytochrome P450 yields the protein MMPLPGGALAPMAGAEAPDASACPYLVVRDPESVRDVLHRPADFSPANALVAVTPLEGPALRVLQRVGFALPPVLASNDTGTHGGIRKVVAGFFTPATVAAMEPRIRELAREAAAQAGEQLAEAGLTDLVQTVAAFPPAVVMLELLGLPARDLEDLKRWGLDSMELFWGWPDADRQLELARSAAEFYVWLRRLVGQSMAAPGRNLFKSLSAHGLSRTELCSLGYFLLIAGQETTTQLISTIMFRLLERTGPVGWKEAGTDEGARAAVRHVLATESSVPTWRRVAAHDARLGGHLIPAGTEILLELSGNRITAGAGPDTPPLRDSARGASTGLVFGSGIHRCLGAKLSELEAAVMLQEVATALPTVQLQDREPDWIRFLSFQAPRTVSVANGPG from the coding sequence ATGATGCCGCTGCCCGGCGGAGCTCTGGCGCCAATGGCCGGGGCTGAAGCTCCCGACGCGTCCGCGTGCCCATACCTCGTGGTCCGTGATCCGGAGTCTGTCCGGGATGTCCTGCACCGGCCTGCCGACTTCAGCCCGGCCAACGCGCTGGTGGCGGTGACACCGCTGGAGGGGCCGGCGTTGCGCGTGCTGCAGCGCGTGGGCTTTGCGTTGCCTCCGGTACTGGCCAGCAACGACACCGGCACGCACGGCGGCATCCGCAAGGTGGTGGCGGGCTTCTTTACTCCTGCGACCGTCGCCGCCATGGAGCCGCGCATCCGGGAACTGGCCCGGGAGGCTGCGGCGCAAGCCGGGGAGCAACTCGCCGAGGCCGGCTTGACGGACCTGGTGCAGACGGTGGCGGCGTTTCCGCCCGCCGTCGTGATGCTTGAACTCCTCGGGCTGCCCGCGCGGGACCTTGAGGACCTCAAGCGGTGGGGGCTGGACTCCATGGAGCTGTTCTGGGGCTGGCCCGACGCGGACCGGCAGCTGGAGCTGGCCCGGAGCGCGGCTGAGTTCTACGTATGGTTGCGCCGGCTAGTCGGCCAGTCCATGGCGGCGCCCGGGCGCAATCTGTTCAAATCATTGTCCGCCCATGGCCTGTCCAGGACAGAGCTGTGTTCGCTTGGCTACTTCCTGCTGATCGCCGGACAGGAAACCACCACGCAACTGATCAGCACCATCATGTTCAGGCTGCTGGAGCGAACCGGGCCGGTGGGCTGGAAGGAAGCCGGCACGGATGAGGGCGCCCGGGCAGCGGTGCGGCATGTGCTCGCCACTGAATCGTCCGTTCCCACCTGGCGGCGCGTCGCGGCGCACGATGCGCGACTCGGCGGTCACCTCATCCCGGCCGGAACCGAGATACTCCTTGAGCTGTCCGGCAACCGGATCACCGCGGGCGCGGGACCTGATACGCCGCCGCTCCGGGACTCTGCACGCGGCGCATCAACCGGCCTCGTCTTCGGTTCGGGCATCCACCGCTGCCTCGGCGCAAAGCTCTCCGAACTGGAGGCCGCCGTCATGCTCCAAGAGGTCGCAACGGCGCTGCCCACCGTCCAACTGCAGGACCGTGAGCCGGACTGGATCCGGTTCCTGTCCTTCCAGGCACCCCGCACGGTCAGCGTGGCGAACGGGCCGGGCTAA
- a CDS encoding adenosylmethionine--8-amino-7-oxononanoate transaminase — protein MFPARGAGPVRQERDLIRRDRARLWHPYAPASPDLPLWEVEAADGVRLRLRGEDGSRHEVIDAMSSWWSVIHGYRHPALDAAAAAQLAKFSHVMFGGLTHAPAVELAERLAAMAPAAPGRPGLERVFLADSGSVSVEVALKLAVQYQTAVGRPRRQRFLSLRGGYHGDTFAAMGVCDPVDGMHSAFPGLLAGNIFAPRPPAAASATPETVKAWAAGVADLAAKHSAELAAIVVEPVLQGAGGMHAYPAECLALLREVADRHGLLLIFDEIATGFGRTGELFAADHAGVVPDIMCVGKALTGGYLTLAAMLCTAAVAAAVSGGQAGALLHGPTFMGNPLACAVANASLGILEAGRWRDDVARIGAGLASGLAPALELEAVRDVRTLGAVGVIELHDAVDVTAVTAAAIRHGVWVRPFRNLVYTMPPYISTRADIAQVTAGMVAAVAEVHEARVLKMRVHETQVHERVPARSGSSS, from the coding sequence ATGTTCCCGGCACGGGGTGCTGGTCCCGTGAGGCAGGAGAGGGACCTCATCCGGCGGGACCGTGCACGGTTGTGGCACCCCTACGCTCCGGCGTCCCCGGACCTTCCGCTGTGGGAGGTGGAGGCGGCCGACGGCGTGCGGCTGCGGCTCCGGGGTGAAGACGGCAGCCGCCATGAGGTGATCGACGCAATGTCCTCGTGGTGGTCGGTGATCCACGGCTACCGCCACCCGGCCCTGGACGCCGCTGCCGCCGCGCAGCTGGCGAAGTTCAGCCACGTGATGTTCGGTGGCCTCACCCATGCCCCGGCCGTGGAACTGGCCGAGAGGCTGGCGGCCATGGCCCCTGCCGCCCCCGGCCGGCCAGGGTTGGAGCGGGTCTTCCTGGCGGACTCGGGCTCGGTCTCCGTCGAGGTGGCGCTCAAGCTGGCGGTGCAGTACCAGACCGCGGTCGGGCGGCCCCGGCGGCAGCGGTTCCTCAGCCTCCGCGGGGGCTACCACGGCGATACCTTCGCGGCCATGGGGGTCTGCGATCCGGTGGACGGCATGCACTCGGCCTTCCCGGGACTGCTGGCCGGCAACATTTTTGCGCCGCGCCCGCCGGCGGCGGCGTCGGCAACACCGGAAACGGTAAAGGCGTGGGCAGCCGGCGTGGCGGACCTCGCGGCCAAGCACTCCGCGGAACTGGCCGCGATCGTCGTCGAACCGGTGCTGCAGGGCGCGGGCGGCATGCACGCCTACCCGGCCGAATGCCTGGCCCTGCTCCGGGAAGTGGCGGACCGGCACGGGCTGCTGCTCATATTCGATGAGATCGCGACGGGCTTTGGCCGCACCGGCGAGCTGTTCGCGGCCGATCATGCCGGCGTCGTGCCTGACATCATGTGCGTGGGCAAGGCCCTGACCGGCGGCTACCTGACCCTCGCGGCCATGCTCTGCACGGCCGCGGTGGCCGCAGCCGTGTCCGGCGGCCAGGCCGGTGCCCTGCTGCATGGCCCCACGTTCATGGGCAATCCGCTGGCGTGTGCCGTGGCCAATGCCAGCCTCGGCATTCTTGAGGCCGGCCGGTGGCGGGACGATGTGGCCCGGATCGGCGCCGGGCTGGCGTCCGGGCTCGCTCCCGCCCTGGAACTGGAAGCTGTGCGGGATGTCCGCACCCTCGGCGCCGTCGGGGTCATCGAGCTGCACGACGCCGTCGACGTCACCGCTGTCACCGCCGCAGCCATCCGGCACGGCGTCTGGGTACGCCCGTTCCGGAACCTCGTCTACACGATGCCGCCGTACATCAGCACCCGGGCCGATATTGCACAAGTCACCGCCGGGATGGTGGCGGCGGTGGCCGAGGTTCATGAAGCCCGGGTCCTCAAAATGCGGGTCCACGAAACGCAGGTCCACGAACGGGTTCCGGCCCGCTCCGGAAGCAGCTCATGA
- a CDS encoding bifunctional polysaccharide deacetylase/glycosyltransferase family 2 protein — MSRHRQLRDAAAVRAHWLVLSAVLFAISFALVVQGYMHHLGGIGDDSVPVSGSAARVPASVSSGGPVIDARGGNVRTVAPQDRTLALTFDDGPDPVWTPQILDVLKKHKVQATFFMVGSAAVENPDLARRIVDEGHEIGVHTLTHADLGSSPDWRRQLELQGAQQVIMGVTGQAASLLRPPFSSGNTAVNDSTWSSIRAAADEGYLTVLSTKDSQDWKQPGAASIERNLALSGNRGQVLLMHDSGGDRSQTVTALDSFLSRMDAQGYRVTTVGKAIGVSSTREATPVEQASGTAFVWGIRLSDWLVTAISWALVASGVVTFIRAVLVMGAAVRHRRQARGKQAASRAPGGTAITEPVTVIVPAYNEAAGIEAAVRSIAASTHPVEIIVVDDGSTDGTADIVEALGLPGVTLIRKENGGKPSALNAGLQAATHDLVVMVDGDTVFEPDSVRALIQPFADPRVGAISGNTKVANRGGILGAWQHIEYVVGFNLDRRLFDVAECMPTVPGAIGGFRRDALLRVGGVSDDTLAEDTDLTMALCRDGWRVVYQDDARAWTEAPATLGALWKQRYRWCYGTLQAMWKHRGAIVQGGQAGKLGRRGLGYLLVLQVLLPLFAPVVDVFALYGLIFLDPVRIALLWLVFLVVQVLMAAYAFRLDKERLGPLWTLPLQQFVYRQLMYLVVIQSVVTALAGVHLRWHRMERYGSLRVPPAARNS; from the coding sequence GTGAGCCGGCACCGTCAACTAAGGGACGCCGCCGCGGTACGCGCGCACTGGCTGGTTCTTTCCGCCGTTCTCTTCGCCATTTCATTCGCTTTGGTGGTGCAGGGGTATATGCATCACCTCGGCGGCATCGGTGATGACTCCGTTCCGGTCTCCGGTTCAGCTGCCCGAGTGCCCGCCTCCGTTTCCAGCGGGGGACCGGTCATAGACGCCCGCGGCGGGAACGTCCGTACCGTGGCTCCGCAGGACCGCACGCTGGCGCTGACGTTCGACGACGGCCCGGACCCGGTTTGGACCCCGCAGATCCTCGATGTCCTGAAGAAGCACAAGGTGCAGGCCACGTTTTTCATGGTCGGCTCGGCAGCGGTCGAGAACCCGGACCTTGCCCGCCGCATTGTCGATGAAGGCCACGAGATCGGGGTCCATACCCTCACGCACGCTGACCTTGGCAGTTCACCGGACTGGCGCCGCCAACTGGAACTGCAGGGGGCCCAGCAGGTGATCATGGGCGTGACCGGGCAGGCAGCGTCTCTGCTGCGCCCGCCGTTCAGTTCCGGAAACACCGCCGTCAATGACTCGACCTGGTCCTCTATCCGTGCTGCTGCTGACGAGGGATATCTCACCGTCCTGAGCACGAAGGACAGTCAGGACTGGAAGCAGCCAGGGGCTGCGTCCATTGAGCGGAACCTTGCTCTCTCGGGAAACCGGGGCCAGGTGCTGCTCATGCACGACAGCGGCGGTGACCGCAGCCAGACTGTCACGGCACTGGATTCATTTCTCTCCCGGATGGACGCGCAGGGCTACCGGGTGACCACGGTCGGCAAAGCCATTGGCGTGTCCAGTACCCGGGAGGCCACACCCGTCGAACAAGCCAGCGGAACTGCCTTCGTCTGGGGCATCCGGCTCAGTGATTGGCTGGTGACCGCAATTTCGTGGGCGCTGGTGGCAAGCGGGGTTGTGACCTTCATCCGGGCCGTCCTCGTCATGGGCGCCGCAGTGCGGCACCGGCGCCAGGCACGGGGCAAGCAGGCGGCCAGCCGCGCCCCTGGTGGCACGGCAATCACGGAGCCCGTGACGGTCATCGTTCCGGCTTACAACGAAGCGGCAGGGATCGAGGCCGCCGTGCGGTCCATCGCCGCCTCGACCCATCCCGTGGAGATCATTGTCGTGGACGATGGCTCAACGGACGGCACCGCGGACATCGTTGAGGCCCTTGGACTCCCAGGCGTGACGCTCATCCGCAAGGAAAACGGCGGCAAGCCGTCGGCGCTTAATGCCGGGCTGCAGGCCGCTACCCACGACCTCGTTGTCATGGTGGACGGCGATACTGTTTTTGAGCCCGACTCCGTCCGGGCGCTCATTCAGCCGTTTGCCGATCCCAGGGTGGGCGCAATCTCGGGGAACACGAAAGTGGCCAACCGCGGCGGGATTCTCGGGGCATGGCAGCACATTGAATATGTGGTGGGCTTCAACCTGGACCGCCGCCTGTTCGACGTCGCCGAATGCATGCCTACCGTGCCGGGGGCCATCGGCGGCTTCCGCCGCGACGCGCTGCTCCGCGTCGGTGGCGTAAGCGATGACACCCTCGCCGAGGACACGGACCTGACCATGGCGCTCTGCCGCGACGGCTGGCGCGTCGTGTACCAGGACGACGCCCGGGCCTGGACCGAGGCTCCAGCGACGCTCGGCGCACTGTGGAAGCAGCGGTACCGCTGGTGCTACGGGACACTGCAGGCCATGTGGAAGCACCGCGGCGCGATCGTGCAGGGAGGACAGGCCGGCAAGCTCGGGCGCCGGGGACTTGGCTACCTCCTCGTGCTCCAGGTGCTTCTTCCGCTGTTCGCGCCGGTCGTGGACGTCTTCGCCCTCTACGGGCTGATCTTCCTCGACCCGGTGCGCATCGCCCTCCTGTGGCTGGTCTTCCTGGTGGTTCAGGTGCTGATGGCCGCCTACGCGTTCCGGCTCGACAAGGAACGCCTGGGCCCGCTGTGGACGCTCCCGCTCCAGCAGTTCGTCTACCGCCAGCTGATGTACCTGGTGGTCATCCAGTCGGTCGTCACGGCACTGGCAGGCGTGCACCTGCGCTGGCACCGCATGGAACGGTACGGGAGCCTGCGCGTCCCGCCGGCGGCCCGGAACAGCTGA
- the bsaP gene encoding biotin synthase auxiliary protein BsaP produces MAPGFAGPVFCGHCGEPYDGGGGPPSDAHLQCGERLAMEPPRYCTGCRRRMKVQVTPLGWSAECSRHGVLVP; encoded by the coding sequence GTGGCCCCAGGTTTCGCCGGCCCGGTCTTTTGCGGGCACTGCGGTGAGCCGTACGACGGCGGCGGCGGGCCGCCGTCGGACGCCCACCTCCAGTGCGGCGAACGGCTCGCCATGGAACCGCCCCGCTACTGCACCGGCTGCAGGCGCCGGATGAAGGTCCAGGTCACGCCGCTGGGCTGGTCCGCCGAATGTTCCCGGCACGGGGTGCTGGTCCCGTGA
- a CDS encoding DUF1876 domain-containing protein, producing MQEKSWSVNIALDEHDGQTRATARLQAGGRPALEGVGMARLNPADSDVPEIGDELATARALADLAHQLIEVTAGDIEKATQAPAHLRA from the coding sequence ATGCAAGAGAAAAGCTGGTCGGTGAACATCGCCCTCGACGAACATGATGGCCAGACGCGGGCCACCGCGCGGCTGCAGGCCGGAGGCCGGCCCGCACTGGAAGGCGTCGGGATGGCCAGGCTGAATCCGGCAGATTCCGACGTCCCCGAGATTGGGGACGAACTGGCGACCGCCCGCGCGCTGGCTGACCTGGCGCATCAGCTGATCGAGGTCACTGCGGGCGACATAGAGAAGGCCACCCAGGCACCGGCGCACCTGCGCGCCTAG
- the bioD gene encoding dethiobiotin synthase encodes MSLSPVVLVTGTDTGVGKTITTAALAAVLSGMGRSVAVYKPCQSGAADGDSDAAEVVRLAGAITAEAGVVLQEPMAPVAAAAIDGTRLPAVTAHAERIRDLAARHDHVLVEGAGGLLVELDSDGGTLADLGALLRAVFVIVARPGLGTLNHTALTLEALSTRGLDVLGVVLGSWPVSPGAVHHSNRRALGSLRVPLLGALPEQAAALSPADFRAGAAAWLNGVPA; translated from the coding sequence ATGAGCCTGTCCCCCGTCGTTCTGGTCACCGGAACGGACACCGGCGTCGGAAAAACCATCACGACGGCGGCACTCGCCGCCGTCCTCAGCGGCATGGGCCGCAGCGTGGCGGTTTACAAGCCATGCCAGTCGGGCGCCGCCGACGGCGACTCCGACGCCGCGGAGGTTGTCCGGCTCGCCGGCGCCATAACCGCTGAGGCCGGGGTCGTCCTCCAGGAGCCAATGGCGCCAGTCGCGGCTGCCGCCATCGACGGGACACGGCTGCCCGCGGTGACTGCGCATGCAGAGCGGATCCGTGATCTCGCGGCAAGGCACGACCACGTCCTGGTGGAGGGCGCCGGCGGTCTCCTTGTGGAGCTGGACTCCGACGGCGGCACGCTGGCGGACCTCGGAGCGCTGCTGCGCGCAGTCTTTGTGATTGTCGCCCGGCCCGGCCTCGGCACGTTGAACCACACGGCCCTCACGCTCGAGGCGCTGTCCACCCGCGGACTGGACGTGCTCGGCGTCGTACTGGGAAGCTGGCCCGTCAGCCCCGGCGCCGTCCACCACAGCAACCGGCGGGCCCTCGGTTCCCTGCGGGTTCCGCTGCTTGGTGCCCTTCCGGAGCAGGCCGCCGCGCTGTCACCCGCTGATTTCCGTGCAGGCGCAGCGGCCTGGCTGAACGGAGTGCCGGCATGA